ATAAACTCGAATCAGAATGCTGTATTTCAATCGGTCCATCCTCCTCATCATTCAGCTTCAATCTCCTCCATACTTCCTCCATGTCTTCCATCGTACTCCTCTACTTACAGACGCAAACAGAGATCAACACTCCTTTCTCAATCGAGGAAGAATACTAACTGCTCCTCCTCAGTCGCTTTCTAAAAGAAGAAAGCAGTTGAGAGAATACTATTTGTGATTTAGAATAGTTAGTTGAGTTTGAGATTGAGCtaatcataacttaaaaaaagttaaactatTTCAATGAGACCCACAAAATAATACTATTCAGTATATTCATAATTCAACTCATTTCAACATTCAAACCTActctaataattaatattccTCTCCGTTTGCTTGTTGCTGATATCCATTTGGTAAGATCTATATCTATATTATTAAGTCTATTATTGTTAACCATTAAAGTTTTAATTGAAGTAGGTATtgtgattttttctttcatattattTAGAAAGTTTCATTTAAATTGGATCGCACatgtgagaaatttttttttttttttttttagaaagacaTACAAAATCAACTTGCGGGACCCAGCTGTGGCTATAGACCTGGTGGGTGGTGGTACCGGGTACGGAAGACTAGGCAAGTCCACGGAGTGCTCTCAGTCAAGCCTAACAAGCAAACTGCATAAAAGTCAAGGTCCAATTCAAGCTTACCGCGTGTAATTGTATGAGCAGTTCAAAGTCAAATTATGATGGTAAGGAAATGCTAGGAAGTGGGTAGTGGGAACCACGCTTAATAACTTCAAATTTTAATCCTTTTAAATCATGTTGACCACGTAAATACAAGTAATTTGGATTAGAGataacaattcaaattttttttataatatcttaatttattaatatctatatatatatataaattgaatttaaaaatcggtataaaatatatactttcATATCAATGGTGTAAAGAATGTATCGTTCACAGAAATTTACAAGTAAAAAATACTCAATTAAGTAATTTAATAATGCAATTTATATAAACACACAAGTAATGATTCAAAAGTTAAAAGTATGGCTAAAGCATAGTCAACCGAATGGAAAAAAGCCACCAAGTAATACTGTAAAACCCATTGGGACTCGTATGAAAAACtagacttacatgaaaaaactcaattaaaatttaaaaatatgcatTAAGTAGAGGTTACCAACAGAAAGCCCACGAGAAAATGGTTAATAGGCACTGGACTTATTTACACTTTGAATAATTCTAGTATATGCTCTTAATTTGTCTTCTTATTTTGAttgttcatgtatttaattttttttaattctttattgATTAAGGAAATGActatattggtttttttttttcaaaaaaaatatttaaacacgtttaaaaaatatttgaaataaaaagcaaaaaaattcaaaaaaaagtGCAATTTGCAATAGGGTAACACCGAGCTGTGGACAAATTGAGGGAGCATGGCTTAATCAATACACACTAATAGCTACAAGCGTGTCACTACTTGGCTTCAGTCTCTTTCCTTCACAATGCACAAAACTATGAGCAACTCCCATTGCACCACTTGGCTCCACCATCTCTAGAGCGTCGTCACCAGAGAATTTCTTCACATACAAAgccagcctctctctctctctctctctctctctctctctctaccttgTGGATATTTTCTTCCAAATAGAGCTCCAAATTTGGTTGGAAAAACTGGTTACAATCCCATCTCTTAAACGGCCATTGTCCAACACTAGCTTTTCTTTTATAGGGTCCAGTTCTAAAAATTCTCAAGGGACATATAGTTCAATAATGGATTTTGTTTTCAGTGCACCATCAACTATCTTATCCGATTTGTAGAAAGTTGACATGATTACTAGCAAACGTATTGGTATTATCAactaaaagagaagaaaattagTAACACCTGTCCATATGAAACGAATTCATCAAGATAGTTTTGATGTTCTATGTTGCCCTTCCAATGTCGGCTCCATTgcctttctattggttttgaaaaCTCCAAGAGTTCAGTTAGGcttctcttgttttctaagtaaATATGTAGCTTGCCCAACCCATGCATCACTCTATGCCCTTTTGAGCGAGCTGAAAAGTGTGAATCAGTAAAATAGCATTAAGGAACTCGATAATACAGTCAATTCAGGTGTGCACTCAGAGATCATACAGCTTAATCTATTGAACTTtcctctgatttttttttttaagcaaaatcGACATTCTCTCTCTGTATTCAGCCCTATAACTCAGGATTTGCAAACAAGACCGCCTCTTTATTTATGATGTCCTCACAGGAAAGTTCAAAAACTGCAAAATGGAAATCAAAAAAAGGGGCTAATGATTTGAACCCAGGCAATTCAGCAGTTAGTTCGCTCGGAAATCCAGGAAaagacggagtttatgcagcaggaGCTCACGGGAGCCAAAAAGAGGCTTGCCGCTGATGATCCAATCTTTCTCAAGAAGACCCAACTTAGCGCTCTTCAGCATCTCATCGTGGAAAGCAGACACAACATGGTAGATTGAGGTCCTTAAAACATCAGCAATGGCATATGCTTTCAAATATAGAGGCCCACCTCTCTTTTTAGCTACTGCAACTTCTACTCTTCCAGTGCTTAATGTTGCCCATTTAATTCCAGCTGGCCCCATCAAATGAGGGGCGCTTTGAATGTTGGTCTTCTTCCCCATCAATGCCTCAACGGCAAGAAGGCAGGATAACAAAGTTGAGATAACAGCAGCATTACTACCAGAGAGCTGAGCAACCCCAAACCTGTCCTCCCCGTGCGAGTGTGCAGTTAGCGAGCCAACCGTCCTGGCACACCATGCATATAGCTGCATAAAGAAGTGCTTGTTTGGGTTATATTATTATGCAAATAGCTGCATAAAGAAGCATTCATGGTGAGTTGTATTGCCATGCAAACAAATTTAAGAAATGAAGACTTGAGCTCTACCTCAGACTTTTCACAATCTTCAAAACtctgctcatttttttttttcctataaatacACCACATAACCACGATACTCATTCTCCACAATAGTGCGCATTGAGGGCTACCAAACCATCCTAACAACATGCTAGGAGATTAACCACTCGAGGAGGCATGACAAATCATCCCAAACAAGCAAAAGACCATGTTCCATACAATGCTACCAACTTCCCAATGCAGTACAAAGTGATCAACTGTTTCCCCgttcttacacatgcaacagTGATTGATCACTACAACCCCTCGCTTCCTCACCTTATCTAGGTTAAGAATCTTTCCCAAAGCCTCTGTCCAGATGAAGAAGTCTACTATTCATGGTTTATTGGTTCATTATaaactcaattcaattcaactcaGCTAAAAAGTTATCCTGCTGACTGAGGTCTGCTGTGAATCCTTTAGCAACTGCCATTTGTTCACCATATACTAGTGTTTCTTACATATCAATCATATAATGCCCATCCACATATTTAGTACATAGATCTGCCAAGCGCAAATCTGAAAGTCTAAGGGCTTGTTTGGTAACCAAGACCATCTCTGAAGTCAAGTGATTTTTTAGTTGAAaatgttttcatctcaaacatacATCTACAAATAAGAACTcctcaagatttttatttttatttttttattatttattatttatttatttatttattttaaaatttatgacgGGAACTACCCCCATGGCAaagcccttaggactcacccatggaacctaaacgCCCGGGGAGACTAGCATGGCAACCCATCGCCATGAACTCCCACTTAAATCGCAATTTGATCCCAAGGGGAATTGAACCTATGacatggggctcatgcacacaagttcgcccttaccacttgggctacccacAGGTGGGTCCTCAAGATTTTCAAAAACACCAATAACCAAAAAAACCATGttccaaatattatttatttattttttcttaaaaagaaaatagagaaggcACCCTGTGGTGGCTGCCACTATAGGGTGGCAAAGGGCCACCCCCTAGCCACCACAAGCAGCCCAAATTGGGCATGGTGGCCATAGTTTTCATGGTAATCTAATTCAAAGACTATGTAGCTGGGATGAGAATTGACAACCTGTAATCTATAACCTCATACTTAAGAGGTCAGGTGGACAGCTTTTTTTCGAAGAAAGGAGAATTGTTTCACATTGTTTAAATGCTCTCCTTGTTCATTATGAactagagaagaaagaaagaaaaaattgtacACACAATGGACACTAGGGGTGGGCAGTGGGGGCCTGCCCCCCCGCTACCCCCTCCCCCACCCCCCAAGGGGGCATGGAATACCCCTAGCAGAAACAGGGGGAGGACCactcaatttttatatatataaatacatatttatattttacaaattgtatatatataaatatatgttacaATTTGTTAAGACTTGTTCACAAAAATgtgagacttgttcacaagattgCACATGGCATGGGCACCCTAGGCCAACTTTATATAGAATTCCaaggccatacaagagtcttacttgagcaatgtgggacttataacaaattaaaaaattgattccataatttttatgttattagtttttaaattattgttatatatataaattttaatttacgatttaaattatataatgatttgggtctaaaaaaatatttttggacccaaaaataatttttaggccCAATGGGGCATTAGTATTCTTGTAGTGAGCGGGGCGCAGGGTGGATGAGatgttcgccccgcccccgcctcCCGGGGGCAAGGTGTGGGGATGGAAACACCACCCCTAATGGACACCATCAGCGGCCTGACCTGTGGTGATCAGGCCAGCCACCAatgctttcttttcctttaaataacttcttaaaattatttattataccaTCTTAAAAACTCCTCTAAGAAATTTTCACATCCAAACATACTTTCAAGCACAAAGATGAGATATAATTGATATTCTTGTTATACAGGTAATCAGCATTAGAAAATAGTTATAtagtatgaataaatcattaAAAGGCATTGTCCTGCAAAACATTTCGCAAAAATCCTTTATATGACTACTCCAAGATATGGCATAAATAGAGAGAGGCTCTATAAGGTAGCAGAACAGTCAGAGAAATCCTATGAGACCCTTGAGTTCAAGGAACTACAATGTGCCTGTCTATGGGTAAGCCTAGCGTAGTACTAGGACAAACTTTTGGAATGAGACTTTCACTGCAGAATTACATAATGTTTCGAAACACACTGGTTGCAACAAAATGTTACATTGAAGATGTAATTTTGCATGAAAGTAATCTGTTCAAGGCAAGTTTGCTAGCTTCAATAGATAatgcacatgcacatgcagattTAAATATGCATAAAGCGTCCACAAGGTAAGCAACAGTGTACTGTACCTGAAAGTTGTTCAGTAGTTTGCTGTACTTTGATTCTACATGTGAATCACTTAGTGCGAGTAACTGATTGGATAGGTGGGAGGTTTTGTCAACATTACTCTCCAAGCCTTCAGCCAACTTTGATGCAAGTTCTTCCAGTGGCCTCAAGCATACAGCTGTGACTCGTTTGTAAGTCTCACCAGTTTCTTCAAAAAAGGCAGCTCGTCTCCATGTATCGACATTATTCTCACAAACCATGCAGAGATCAAGATAGGCAAGATACCGAAGAAGAGAACTTGGGTTGCTCTCCTCCAAAGCTGCAAGGAGGTCCTCACTCGGATTTGTTTCAGCAGCTGCTGATCCTTTGGGAGGTGCAAACATGAACCTCTTGGTATGTAGCACCTACATGCCAGATGATTTCAAACAATTACGTGAAAAGGAACAGGCTAGAAATTCTGGACTAAAGGTATCATGTTTAAAAGTGAAACTGATGCAGCCATGGAAGATTGTCATCACTTAACTCTGATATTTTTCATAGCTCACACATAGGATCAAATTGGTTCAAATCTTAAACTCTCTCGGAAGTCAATCGTTAGGAAATCAgggttaattttcttttaaggcTTCTTCTTTCCTAAGTTATGGTTAGCGTTGTAATTAAAGGTATACCTCTATTTCCACAGTACCTGCAAATTAAAGGTACTTTGACCTCTATTAGGTCTTTGAGTTACCATTCAAATTAATAGTACAACAAAGAATCTTTAAACATATTTGCCAGATGCATCCAGAGAATTCAAAGGTTTTGGTAATGGAATATTAAGGGGATGCTTGgggaatgaaatgagataagaattttgtaaatagtagcaaaatggtttgagttaagatgttttaggGGATGTTtgaggaatgagatgagatgagaaatctgaaaatagttgcaaaatggtttgtgaatagtaatgaaatggtttaagttatgatattttatgggattttgaaaaatgagagagaaaaagttgaattaaaatattataaagttgaaatattgtt
This sequence is a window from Carya illinoinensis cultivar Pawnee chromosome 9, C.illinoinensisPawnee_v1, whole genome shotgun sequence. Protein-coding genes within it:
- the LOC122276403 gene encoding uncharacterized protein LOC122276403, translated to MSTIPPEMVVKNRFLGFLIWQSIPSSAIFFLFKTFISTITTSTSTSSRTSSSRSRSRNLLLSCVPSLITLFNFFTFHLSQLLFSASLSLVSSPHPHRPAHPFELILGLVRFLLVSGSSASVSADFRSGAKVSLSFVLFVAACAISGCLGMVSICWVKPNDFYVEWLIRGLVIGLLYGLVYIYKRRWVLEFPIIQRPPFFSFKMGLPSATTRALKLSGVAYLFSAVLGAILPDEFKSQATVKKFIAEQIIFFIGSFALILCWELSHHLHRVLHTKRFMFAPPKGSAAAETNPSEDLLAALEESNPSSLLRYLAYLDLCMVCENNVDTWRRAAFFEETGETYKRVTAVCLRPLEELASKLAEGLESNVDKTSHLSNQLLALSDSHVESKYSKLLNNFQLYAWCARTVGSLTAHSHGEDRFGVAQLSGSNAAVISTLLSCLLAVEALMGKKTNIQSAPHLMGPAGIKWATLSTGRVEVAVAKKRGGPLYLKAYAIADVLRTSIYHVVSAFHDEMLKSAKLGLLEKDWIISGKPLFGSRELLLHKLRLFLDFRAN